One Actinomycetes bacterium DNA window includes the following coding sequences:
- a CDS encoding VIT family protein, translating to MMHRELHRSGRAGWLRAAVLGADDGIVSTASLVIGVAAAAASRNAVLLAGVAGLVAGATSMAAGEYVSVSSQRDAERADIGRERRELAADSEFERAELTEVYVRRGLDRELAATVAERLMAVDPLGSHLRDELGLQPGVFARSLQAAVASALSFALGAALPLTLIVLAPIGVRIPVTALAALALLALLGVVGARLGGARVWRAALRVTIGGGLAMGLTALIGQLVGATGL from the coding sequence ATGATGCATCGGGAGCTGCATCGCAGCGGTCGGGCCGGCTGGCTGCGGGCCGCGGTGCTCGGGGCCGACGACGGCATCGTGTCCACCGCCAGCCTGGTGATCGGGGTCGCCGCGGCTGCCGCATCGCGGAACGCGGTGTTGCTGGCTGGCGTGGCCGGGCTGGTCGCTGGAGCGACCTCAATGGCGGCCGGGGAGTACGTGTCGGTCAGCTCACAACGCGATGCCGAGCGGGCCGACATCGGCCGGGAGCGTCGGGAGTTGGCCGCCGACTCGGAGTTCGAGCGGGCCGAGCTGACCGAGGTGTACGTACGGCGGGGGCTGGATCGGGAGCTGGCCGCGACGGTCGCCGAGCGGCTGATGGCGGTCGACCCGCTGGGTAGTCATCTCCGCGACGAGCTTGGCTTGCAGCCGGGCGTGTTCGCGCGGTCGCTGCAGGCGGCGGTGGCCTCGGCGCTGAGCTTCGCGCTCGGGGCGGCGCTGCCGCTGACGCTGATCGTGCTGGCCCCGATCGGTGTCCGGATTCCCGTGACGGCGCTGGCCGCCTTGGCGCTGCTGGCGCTGCTCGGGGTGGTCGGCGCACGGCTTGGCGGTGCCCGAGTCTGGCGGGCGGCGCTGCGGGTGACCATCGGAGGGGGCTTGGCGATGGGCCTGACGGCGCTGATCGGGCAGCTGGTAGGCGCGACCGGACTGTGA